A window of Primulina tabacum isolate GXHZ01 chromosome 4, ASM2559414v2, whole genome shotgun sequence contains these coding sequences:
- the LOC142542469 gene encoding uncharacterized protein LOC142542469: protein MQDPSLYSQIRSQVQPQPQFPDQEHLKCPRCDSANTKFCYYNNYNLSQPRHFCKSCKRYWTKGGALRNIPVGGGSRKNTKRSSSSAALHNHQSKRPAASASNNSKTDGASEIKELLPLEGDNYVGQFANSVEVSGGFSSLLGGQFGNFFDGTNGSSLQLKDHFGDPGPGHNMDHQVGLESRVGSKNGNGFLVNGGSGLWLG, encoded by the coding sequence ATGCAAGACCCATCGCTGTATTCTCAGATCAGATCACAGGTACAGCCGCAGCCACAGTTCCCAGATCAAGAACACTTGAAGTGTCCGAGGTGTGATTCCGCAAACACGAAATTCTGCTACTACAATAACTATAATCTTTCTCAGCCACGCCACTTTTGCAAGAGCTGTAAAAGGTACTGGACTAAAGGCGGCGCGTTAAGGAACATCCCCGTCGGCGGCGGCTCCAGGAAGAACACCAAGCGTAGCTCCTCCTCCGCCGCCTTACACAACCATCAGAGCAAACGCCCTGCAGCATCAGCATCTAATAACAGCAAAACTGACGGTGCATCAGAAATTAAAGAGCTATTACCTCTTGAGGGGGATAACTACGTGGGGCAGTTTGCTAACTCGGTGGAGGTGAGTGGAGGTTTCAGCTCGCTGTTGGGTGGGCAATTTGGTAATTTTTTTGATGGAACCAATGGGTCAAGCTTGCAGTTGAAGGACCATTTTGGAGATCCGGGCCCGGGTCATAACATGGATCATCAAGTTGGATTGGAAAGTAGGGTTGGTAGTAAGAATGGTAATGGTTTCTTGGTTAATGGTGGCAGTGGATTATGGCTCGGATGA